In a single window of the Rhopalosiphum padi isolate XX-2018 chromosome 1, ASM2088224v1, whole genome shotgun sequence genome:
- the LOC132931712 gene encoding mitochondrial import inner membrane translocase subunit Tim23-like: MENQTSTYNRTQILNSVLKNGARLSNTFGTLSVYYCMFGIILEKTWGCEGKLNTIVAGTSTGLLYKASSGLRNCGIGGLIGFSLATVFSLVTSKNKIKEIG; this comes from the exons atgGAAAATCAAACTAGTACATACAATAGAACACA GATCTTaaatagtgttttaaaaaatggaGCACGTCTATCTAATACATTTGGAACATTATCTGTATACTATTGTATGTTTGGTATCATATTAGAAAAGACCTGGGGATGTGAAGGCAAGCTTAATACTATTGTAGCAGGAACAAGCACTGGACTTTTATACAAAGCTTCAA gtGGTCTTAGAAATTGTGGAATTGGTGGCTTGATTGGATTTAGTCTTGCTACAGTATTCAGTTTAGtaacatcaaaaaataaaattaaagaaataggATGA